The bacterium genome has a window encoding:
- a CDS encoding SDR family NAD(P)-dependent oxidoreductase has translation MEKKLENQVILITGAGGGLGRSHALLMAKLGAKIIVNDPGVSVDGSGQGLRPADETVSLIQQAGGQAVANYDFVDSFEGAQKMVGQALESFGRLDAVVNNAGILRDGSFKKQDTDQWQKIVDVHLTGSRHVTKAAWEIFLNQKYGRVVFTTSGSALFGNFGQTNYAAAKLGLVGLMHALKEEGSKNNIMVNTIAPVAASRMTQNIFPPDMLSKFDPAFVSPVVGYFCSPACQVTGQVWSVGAGHVARVAFVESEGINFNDSNDMTIDSIAEKMGKITQLENGKTFTNVMEEMAHLLTGK, from the coding sequence ATGGAAAAAAAATTAGAGAATCAAGTTATTCTTATTACCGGTGCTGGCGGAGGTTTGGGACGTTCCCATGCGCTCCTCATGGCTAAGCTTGGCGCTAAAATTATTGTGAATGATCCGGGTGTATCGGTTGATGGTTCTGGTCAAGGGTTACGCCCTGCCGATGAAACGGTTTCTCTTATTCAACAAGCAGGTGGCCAGGCTGTTGCCAATTACGATTTTGTGGATTCTTTTGAAGGCGCTCAAAAAATGGTGGGGCAAGCGTTGGAGAGCTTTGGAAGGCTTGATGCCGTAGTGAATAATGCCGGCATTTTGCGTGATGGGTCTTTTAAAAAACAAGATACCGATCAATGGCAAAAAATTGTGGATGTGCATTTAACGGGTTCACGCCATGTTACCAAAGCGGCCTGGGAGATTTTTTTAAATCAAAAATATGGTCGTGTGGTGTTTACTACTAGCGGTTCGGCCCTTTTTGGAAATTTTGGGCAAACCAATTATGCCGCGGCTAAATTAGGCCTTGTTGGTTTGATGCATGCGCTTAAAGAAGAAGGTTCTAAAAATAATATTATGGTGAATACCATAGCTCCCGTGGCCGCAAGTCGCATGACCCAAAATATTTTTCCGCCCGACATGCTTTCAAAATTTGATCCAGCTTTTGTTTCTCCCGTTGTGGGCTATTTTTGCAGCCCGGCCTGTCAGGTAACCGGTCAGGTATGGAGTGTGGGGGCTGGGCATGTGGCGCGTGTGGCTTTTGTGGAGAGCGAAGGAATTAATTTTAATGATTCAAATGACATGACAATCGATTCTATTGCAGAAAAAATGGGAAAAATTACTCAGTTAGAAAATGGGAAAACATTTACCAATGTAATGGAAGAGATGGCCCATCTTCTTACGGGGAAATAA
- a CDS encoding acyl-CoA thioesterase, with protein sequence MLQTRIKVRGYHLDIYGHVNNARYLEFLEEGRWALLDQHKAVEEVHQQGLNFTIVNLNINYRYAATAGDEIIVETSSFSFGNKSAVVDQKIVLARDPSVVVVDAKITFVLMDSKTGKAVVLTDELKNKLS encoded by the coding sequence ATGCTTCAAACCAGAATAAAAGTAAGAGGGTATCATCTCGATATTTACGGGCATGTGAATAATGCGCGTTATTTAGAATTTTTAGAAGAAGGCCGCTGGGCGCTACTTGATCAGCACAAGGCCGTTGAAGAAGTGCATCAGCAGGGGCTTAATTTTACAATTGTTAATCTCAATATTAATTACCGCTATGCGGCTACCGCCGGAGATGAAATTATTGTAGAAACGAGCAGTTTTAGTTTTGGTAATAAAAGTGCCGTGGTTGATCAAAAAATTGTGTTAGCGCGTGATCCCTCGGTTGTGGTGGTAGATGCTAAAATTACTTTTGTACTCATGGATTCTAAAACCGGAAAAGCCGTTGTATTAACCGACGAGCTCAAAAATAAACTGAGTTAA
- a CDS encoding cupin has protein sequence MLIAKPSVIEAAGNKPKIIREHVGRVNSKTENISIAHMTSPAGWEEPGQTPEFDEYTLVLKGCVRVTTKKEVLDVKEGQTFLAKKGEWVKYSTPEGADYIATCIPAFSPDTVHRDS, from the coding sequence ATGCTCATTGCCAAACCATCCGTTATTGAAGCTGCCGGCAACAAACCCAAAATTATTCGTGAACATGTGGGGCGCGTTAATTCTAAAACGGAAAATATCAGCATTGCCCATATGACAAGCCCGGCAGGCTGGGAAGAGCCCGGTCAAACTCCCGAATTTGACGAGTATACTTTGGTATTAAAAGGCTGCGTGAGAGTGACCACTAAAAAAGAAGTGTTGGATGTAAAAGAAGGACAAACTTTTTTAGCTAAAAAAGGGGAATGGGTAAAATATTCAACACCTGAAGGCGCCGACTACATTGCTACCTGTATTCCAGCGTTTTCGCCAGATACAGTGCATCGCGATAGTTAA